ATGAATAGAGCTGCTTGCTATGGAGCTGGCAAGCTATGTACAGGcattggacagacaagtgtagcaAAGGGTGTGACATGTGACTGACATtggaatgtctttgaacttcagagagttggcttaactaacgttggaccagagTTAGCCCTTGATTATGAGTTTTTTTGAGAGCTAGACCAGAGCTAgctatagtgcattcggaaagtattcagaccccttgactttttccacattttgttacgttacagccttattctaaaaatgagtaaattgttttttccccttatAAATCTACACatcataccccataatgacaaagcaaaatagttttttatacatttttgcaaattaataAAAACAATAATGAAAATAATAtcacatgtacataagtattcagaccctttagtcagtactttgttgaagcacctttggcagcgattacagcctagggTCTTCTTGGATAtcacgttacaagcttggcacacctgtatttggggagtttcttccattcttctctgcagatcgtctcaagctctgtcaggttggatggggagtgtcgctgcacagctattttcagttctagagatgttggatcgggttaaagtccgggctctggctgggccactcaaggacatttagagacttgtcccgaagccactccagcattgtcttggctgtgtgcttagggtagttgtcctgttggaaggtgaaccttcgcccagtctgaggtcctgagcactctggggcaggttttcatcaaggatctctctgtactttgcactgttcatctttccctcgatcatgactagtctcccagttcctgccactgaaaaacaaccccacagcatgatgctgccaccaccatgcttcactgtagggagagtgcaaggtttcctccagacgtgacgcttggcattcaggccaaagagttccatctttgACCAGAGCACCTTGAGTCATTTCTtagccttttgacaaactccaagcggactgtcctgccttttactgaggagtggcttctgtctggcggCTCTacgataaaggcctgattggtggagtgctgcagagatgggagaaccttccagaaggacaaccatctccacagaggaactctagagtctcagaagggccttggtcatctccctgaccaaggcccttctcccccgattgcttagtttggcggccagctctaagagtcttggtggctccaaacttcttccatttaagaatgatggaggccactgtgttcttggggaccttcaatgctgcagacatgttttggtacccttccccagatctgtgcctcgacacaatcctgtctcggagctctacggacaattccttcgacctcatggcgtggtttttgctctgacatgcactgtcaactgatggaccttatatagacaggtgtgtgcctttccaaattatatccaatcaattgaatgtacctgaggtggactccaatcaattgaatgtacctcaggtggactccaagttgtagaaacatctcaaggatgatcagtagaaacaggatgcagctgagctcaattttgagtctcatagcaaagggtctgaatacttatgtaaataagttatttgttttttatttgtaatacatttacaaaaatttccacaaacctgttttcgctttgaatttatggtgtattgtgtgtagattgatgaggaaaaactattatttaatcaattttagagcaaggctgtaatgtaacaagatgtggaaaaagtcaatgggtctgaatacttcccgaatgcactgtagctaacaagcttgtgtgtgcagagcagaaccagaaataaaataaaaacacatcttacattttttagctaataaatccaatgtgaaacatgAAATATATAGTGTCCTTAACTAGCATTAAAAAAGGTAATCCATTGTTCTCTACACTAAACAAACATATAAATCCAACatgaaaagtgttggtcccatgtttaatgggctgaaataaaagatcccagaaatgttccatacagtgcttatttctctcaaattttgtgcacaaatttgtttacatccatgttagtgagcatttctcctttgccaaggtaatccatccacctgacagttgtggcatatcaagaagctgattaaatagcatgatcattacacaagtgcaccttgtgctggggacaataaaagaccactctaaaatgtgctgttttgtcagacaacacaatgccacagatgtctcaagttttgagggagtgtgtaattggcatgctgactgcaggaatgtccaccagagctgttgccagagaatacaattttcatttctctaccataatgtcgttttagagaatttgtcagtacgtccaaccggcctcataacccacgtgtaaccatgccagccgtggacctccacatcaggcttcttcacctgcaggatcgtctgaaaccagccatccggacagctgatgaaactgtgggtttgcacaaccaaataatttctgcacaaacggtCTGAAACCGTCTTAGGGAaactcatctgtgtgctcgtcgtcctcaccaaggtcttgacctgactgcagttgggcgtcgtaaccgacttcagtgggcaaatgctcaccttcaatggcctcTGGCACACtaaagaagtgtgctcttcacagatcaattctggtttcaactgtactgggaaGATGGCAGACAGCGTCTATATAGCATCGTgttggcgagcggtttgctgatgacaacgttgtgaacagagtgccccatggtggcagagTGCCTGTATTCCAGTCATGTGAACTccttagattagggcctaatgaatttatttaaattgactgatttccttatgtactgtaactcagtaaaatctttgaaattgttgcgtttttgttcagtgtaaaatctctccctaatttctgaatgaCGCCTGTAATGTCAGTAGCTACAGTAGACTATGTTTCGGGGGGAGGGGCAGATAccctacacatgcacacacactggcaaagatttccagctggcaggcagacactggaattaGTTTCTGAGTTGacagtgagggctttgcataggcgctttatttttttattttttgtgggactggaaaAAAATGTCCGGAATGTAAAATAACGTTAACCTGTTCTCATGCTTTTTAAAATAATGCCTCTGTTCCAGAACAATATAGATCACATTCATTGTCAGTTCTGGTTCTGTTCctctaaaaaaaaaaagcttttcggtTCCAACCCCTGATTGTTCCTAGTATTTTAATGTATTGCTGACATCCCAAAATGAATTTCTTTGAAAGGACACGGATTTGATCTTTTGGTATGGTGCCCTACTTCAgtatgctttgtgtgtgtgtttgatgtcaTTTGTGTCTCCCTGCAGATGGAGCAGGCCCACAGTGCAGGAGCAGCCAGCAGCACAGGCTCCCTGGAGAGGGCCTCATTGTTTTGTGCCTCTGGTTCCACCACGGCCTCCAGCTCAGGCCTATCCAGCCCCGTGGAGAACCTCACCAAGAGCAAGTCCTCCAGCCGCTTCTCCCTATTTTCCCCTCCCTGGAACAGCAGCTCAGAGTCTGACTCCAACCCCCCCTCCCGCTCCGGCTCCAAGAAGCTGCGTAACTACAGCATGAGAGCTGCCACAGGTCCGGCCGGGGTGGGGTCAGTGGGCAGGGCGGGTCCACCTGACACCCCAGACACGCCCAAACAGAACGTCCCGGAACACTTCCAGTACTCTGAGCCCGTCATCTCCAAGGTGACGGACTACATCTTCGTGGGCAACCTGAACGCAGCGTACAACGGGCGCACGCTGTGTCGCAACAACATTGACAGCATCATCGACATGAGCAGCATGCCGGGGGACCCCGGCCCAAGTCTCAGCCTTATCCCCTGCACCTGCTCCCGAGGAGCCCGCCACAGCTGGTCCCGCCTCAAGGTGGACATCCGCGATGTCCCAGACGCGCTGGGCGAGGGAAGCCCCGCCCTGAAGCAGCACTGCTTCGAGGACATCAACGAGTGTATCGAGGCTTCCACGGAAAAAAGGAAACGAGTGCTAGTCCACTGCCGTGACGGGTACTCCCTGGCTCCGACCTGTATCATCCAGTACCTCATGGTGAAGCAGAATATGCGGCTGATCTCGGCCTACGAGCTGCTGAGGGCCAAGTACCCCGTTAACATCAGGGAGTGTCACCAGAATGTGCTGGTGAGCCTGGAGAGAGCTCTGCGGCCTGGAGGGAACGTGGACCCAGAGTGCTTCAAGCAGGCCATCTCAAGGAAAGTGGCCTGGACCTGACCTGGctcctccccctccactcccCCTGTAGTTTGGCCCTCTTTATTTTTCTAATCTAACCGTGGCATTCAATGGATATTTTTCTATGGACAATTTTTGAAAGGCAGCTTTACTTTCTGTCATAGTCAACTGGATATGGAGATGTTGCCACTAACAGTGAGcttcaaaagtattgggacagtgacacattttttatgttttggctctgtacttcagcactttggatttgaaatgatacgatgactgaggttaaagtgcgGACTGTCTGCTttaattttagggtattttcatccatatctggTGAACCattgtagaagtgtttagaaaccatattctattcttatttacaataaaagtgactccaaaatgacaccacattatttaccattaatttctattgggcacaaaataatctgaaacaccaccaaaacaaacagcaaatgcctccaacaagtttgtagagtctcacaagcttgatgtaatctttgcgtgctaggaatatgggaccaaatactaaacttttgaccaGTTTAATAcaaatataagtgaatttgtcccaatactttttggTATGTGCAGAAAGTGCTGTACTTAACGGTTCACCCGattatggatgaaaataccctaaaattaaagctgacagtccgcactttaacctcagtcatcgtatcatttcaaatccaaagtgctggagtacagagccaaaacaacaacaaatgtcagTCCCAATACTTTTGAAGCTCACTGTTCTTACGACGCATCAAAATGCTTGTGAAAATGTAAATGCAAGTTGATGTATTTGTCCTCTTCTGAGCCCGTGAATTTGACTTTGATGTTTCTCCATAAGCGATTAGATGTTTTACTCTTTACGTCTGCTAGATATGGAAAATGTTTCATTCTAGACTGTGACTTCAGGCTGAATAAGCCCTGTGCCACGTTGGTTTTATTGtggctgtgtttttatttcagGGGAATTTGAATGGGAGTTCTCAGGAGAACTAATGATGATGTCATTCCAATATAGCTGCAAACACTGCTGATCTAATCTGAAAGCTTTGTGTGAATAATGGAGGACGTCACTGCTCTCTTGGATCTACATCGGCCAATCACAGGAGCAGATCATTACTGTACTATATCAGCGACATGCAGGGGACTTTGCACATGGATGCCGATTTGTTGTTGTAAATCCCTCCCTCACACCTCAATTGGTCTGTGACCCTCCTGCCACAGACAGACATAACAATGTGGTATCCTCCTCAGACATTTTCCATTATGGTTCAGAAGACCAGGTGGAAGACAATGAATTATCATAGATCATCCTCTATGAGGAAAACTAACTTACATGACGTTCCCTATCACTTTAACTCACCGTTGTAAACATTTGCTGTGGTACTTCTTGGAAACTGTGGCTTTGTAATTTCAGCTGTTGTGTATGCAATGAAATGAATGGTCAGTATCTATCTCTCTGGAATGTCAGTATTAGTATATTATAAATCCGACTGAATGGTGATTCAGTGTTGTACTGCGAGAAATTCTATTGCACTACCTAAAAAGGTTCTCCAGAAATGCACAGTTTGATGGGTATTAGTAAGCTGACATGAATTTAAACACCAGTTATAACTTTTTTATTATCATTGTTCTGTGGTATGGAAATGTCTTTTTAATATTATTGTTTTGAAGACTTTGTGTTCGAGTCAGTTAATTTGGTCCCAATATTTTTCCCTTAAAGGGACAGGTTGTTCAAAAGTAATATTTTCATTATTTTACTTATCTTGGAAGTAGTCATAGACCAGTAGTGACTACGTCTAGGATTAGTGTTTCATTACTTTGCTTCAGCCACAACAGGCTACATGTTAGCATTCTCTACCTCAACACAAGGGTTGAATGTTGCCCACTTTAGAACTGTCTGAATTGCAAAATCAACTCAAATTAACATAACATTGGAAAGCAAAACTTTCTCTCCAGGGAGTTGTGTAGAGGCTCATATGATTTAGAAAATAGttacatttctgtaaaaaaaaataaaaaaaatggcttTCTACAGTAATTTATCATATTCATAAAATGCCACTGATCCAATGTTATTGTAGTATGATTATGATCATAAACCACTTTTCTTTTATCTGACAGATTTAATATTAGAATTGCTTATTTTTGTCAGTAGTGGTTATAGTACATTTTTGTTGTTCTGTGACCAGTATGGGTGGAATGGAAGCTTCAGTATATGAGTATGGTGCCTTTGCTTGAATTTGTCTTGTGCGACTGTACAGTGACACTTGCACACTTTGTATGCAGTTGTTGGGCGTTGATAAACATTTTTCTACTTTAAAATGTTGCCTATTGAtgctgtcaatgtttttaattggAATACATGACGTAAGGATTTTATGAAAGAATACAGTTATGTGAATTGGTTATTGCTGTAACATGTTTTGGTGGTCAGTGGGTGCACAGTCTTATGTACTATGCGAAATGTGGCTGTGACCATTCATCCATGATGTGATCAGGGTTACAGAATGACCCTAACTTTCCCAGAATTCCCAGGtgttccagaaatcctggttggaggattcagGGTTTTCTGTGTATTTCCACCTGATTCCTGGAATCTaccaactgggatttctggaaaacctgggaattttgcgACCCTAAATGTGATGATTCAACATTTTGTGCACTTCTGCACGCCATACAATTTAGGCCATAGACGGATGTTTTAACATTTTCATGGTGAATAtactatatttaaaaaataaatggttATAGAAGGTTTATTTGACCCTTGTGATGGTGTCTTTGGGTCGTCTCTCAACTTTGGTTTGGTTTTACAACTTGTTCTCAGGTGAACTGTATAATGGCCCAGAATGTTTTGACTGAACTGTATATGAAACCAGAATATGTGAAGCTACGCATTTCCTGTGTCGAGTTTTTGGTAGGTGTACATATTAAAAAAAGACGTTACATCATTGCCATATGTATATTGTTTGACCGGATTATTCTGTATAGAAACGTAAACAAAGTTGAGTCTTAGTGTTCTCAGGGTTCTATTCATTAGTGTATACCATAGCAaatgttgcaaaacgttttgccacAAAAACAAGTTTCTTATCAGTTCAGGTAGTCCATCCCCATTTCTCTCTGTTTTCTTCAGTTTGATGTCTAGTGAATTTACACGAGGCTAATCTTGGATTCCCCCAATTTAATATCAGTCGTGATGTGAACAAGTGCACTCTCAAGGAGGGCGGAAAGGGTAGAGAATCATAGGAAAATGGGGGCTTCAAGGTTTGAGGTCGAGCATCAGGAAACTATTATTCTGCTATCTgaagaggagacacacacacaaaatacccTCTGCAGAATAAGGAACCAGTTTTAAAATAATCAGCTTTAAACATTCACATTTGTGAAGAAATTGCATCTTCACAACGTCAATCATTCCTGCAGAGGGTGAAGGGGGGCTTGCTGACCGTGACCCCATCACAGTATTATTAGCCTTATCCCACACACAGGGCTAACACTCTGCTGCTGTGGCCTGTCTGTCACCAGCCTCCATGACTTCTATGACCTGCACGACTTCAGCTTTCCCTTTATTCCATCGCCTTGCCCCTCTTCTGGCTCTCACTGGTCCTTAAGTGCTACATATCCCCACAGtttacctctctcctcccctcccatctcccccATTCTCAGGCTTCATGTTGAGGCTGCTGTATTCACTTACCCACCTGTCCAACCCATTAGTGATGTGACGTCTGCAAAGAGCCTTTTTACATGCGATCGGGCATTTGATATCATTC
This genomic window from Salvelinus namaycush isolate Seneca chromosome 8, SaNama_1.0, whole genome shotgun sequence contains:
- the LOC120051760 gene encoding uncharacterized protein LOC120051760; its protein translation is METVEKWNKCLISPKLLDRKVFPKQNGKTGMIVKHLHNTFRLQHSLQIQSISRSECATGSCPNLMMSRNEHHEPRAVPVALTPQLVPRAHRPLCLSVSSDSNGRFKALDTQEWKNNLKAQMEQAHSAGAASSTGSLERASLFCASGSTTASSSGLSSPVENLTKSKSSSRFSLFSPPWNSSSESDSNPPSRSGSKKLRNYSMRAATGPAGVGSVGRAGPPDTPDTPKQNVPEHFQYSEPVISKVTDYIFVGNLNAAYNGRTLCRNNIDSIIDMSSMPGDPGPSLSLIPCTCSRGARHSWSRLKVDIRDVPDALGEGSPALKQHCFEDINECIEASTEKRKRVLVHCRDGYSLAPTCIIQYLMVKQNMRLISAYELLRAKYPVNIRECHQNVLVSLERALRPGGNVDPECFKQAISRKVAWT